A DNA window from Arachis duranensis cultivar V14167 chromosome 3, aradu.V14167.gnm2.J7QH, whole genome shotgun sequence contains the following coding sequences:
- the LOC107478966 gene encoding uncharacterized protein LOC107478966, which translates to MAIILRFVTLDSFVKERFFDLVHVTDTCATTLKKELISVLSHYNLQVENIRGQGYDGASNMRGEWNGLQALFLKDSLQAYYVHCFAHRLQLALVAASRECFSKGHDQLQEAQAIENANLVAQNELETGKCANQISTLQRVGDTRWSSHFNSICSLVKMFTATNIVLNNIIEDGTTYAQRGEAYGVSKILLSFEFVFTLHLMKEIMKITNVLCQALQQQSQDILNAMHIVSTSKLLLQQLRDGGWCNFLANVKDFCEKHEIEVPNMSAQYVFGRGRSRQPSVTVEHHYRIDVFLATIDSQIQELNSRFNEQTIELLTLSCALDPKDNFKSFNIEEISKLAEKFYPLDFPSNELNILKSQLQHYQHDIPNHLKGIGTLSELCNKLQETEKSRIYHMIDRLIRLVLTLPVSTATTERAFSAMKIVKTRLRSKMADEFLADNLVIYIEKELAAIFDTNSIIDDFENRKKRRIAFS; encoded by the exons ATGGCCATTATTTTGAGATTTGTTACTCTAGATAGTTTTGTTAAAGAGAGATTCTTTGATCTTGTGCATGTCACTGATACTTGTGCAACAACTTTAAAGAAAGAATTGATTTCTGTCCTTTCTCATTATAATCTCCAAGTTGAAAATATTAGGGGTCAAGGGTATGATGGTGCTAGCAACATGCGGGGTGAGTGGAATGGTTTGCAAGCTTTGTTTCTTAAAGATTCTCTACAAGCATACTATGTACATTGTTTTGCTCATAGGTTACAATTAGCATTGGTGGCAGCTTCAAGAGAG TGCTTCTCAAAAGGACATGATCAATTACAAGAAGCTCAAGCAATTGAAAATGCAAACTTGGTTGCTCAAAATGAATTAGAAACAGGCAAATGTGCGAATCAAATAAGCACTTTACAAAGAGTTGGGGATACTCGATGGAGCTCtcattttaattctatttgcaGTTTGGTAAAAATGTTTACTGCTACCAATATTGTTCTCAATAATATCATTGAAGACGGGACAACTTATGCACAAAGAGGTGAGGCTTATGgtgttagtaaaatattattgtcatttgaatttgttttcacTTTGCACTTGATGAAAGAGATTATGAAAATCACTAATGTTCTTTGCCAAGCACTGCAACAACAATCTCAAGATATTCTTAATGCAATGCATATTGTTTCTACATCAAAGTTACTTCTTCAACAATTAAGGGATGGTGGATGGTGCAATTTTCTTGCAAATGTTAAAGATTTTTGTGAAAAGCATGAAATTGAAGTCCCTAATATGAGTGCACAATATGTTTTTGGAAGAGGTCGATCTCGTCAACCAAGTGTAACAGTTGAGCATCATTATCGAATAGATGTATTCTTGGCAACAATTGACTCTCAAATACAAGAGTTGAATAGTAGATTTAATGAGCAAACAATAGAGCTTTTGACTTTGAGTTGTGCTTTGGATCCTAAGGACAATTTCAAATCATTTAATATTGAAGAAATTAGCAAGTTAGCAGAGAAGTTTTAtccccttgactttccttctaatgagctaaatattttgaaatctcAGTTGCAACATTATCAGCATGATATACCAAATCATTTGAAAGGCATTGGTACACTTTCTGAATTGTGcaacaagttgcaagaaacGGAAAAATCAAGAATTTATCACATGATTGATAGATTAATACGTCTTGTTTTGACTCTACCAGTGTCTACAGCAACAACAGAAAGAGCTTTTTCAGCAATGAAAATTGTTAAGACAAGACTCCGAAGTAAGATGGCTGATGAATTTCTTGCAGACAATTTGGTCATCTATATAGAGAAAGAATTAGCAGCTATTTTCGACACAAATTCAATTAtagatgattttgaaaatagaaaaaaacgtCGAATAGCCTTTTCATGA
- the LOC107478836 gene encoding uncharacterized protein LOC107478836 isoform X1, whose product MASQNPCSDKQRVIIPNKHGQKLVGILHECGTTNIIILCHGFRCCKDSSLILNLAVALENARISCFRFDFSGNGESEGSFQFGNYGAEVDDLHDVIQHFRESNRVISAIIGHSKGGDVVLLYASKYHGIKTVINLSGRYNLKNGIEERLGKDYLERIKKDSFIDVKKKRSASVEFRVTEESLMERISTNMHEACLRIDKECRVLTIHGTSDEIIPVEDAHEFAKIIPNHKLYIVEGADHGYTNHQDELASLVVNFIKEILQQDNCTTS is encoded by the exons ATGGCTTCACAGAACCCAT GTTCTGATAAGCAGAGAGTCATAATTCCCAACAAGCATGGTCAAAAGCTTGTTGGCATATTACACGAATGTGGAACTACCAACATTATAATCTTGTGTCACGGTTTTCGATGCTGCaaa GATAGTAGTCTGATATTGAACCTTGCTGTGGCATTGGAAAATGCCAGAATCTCTTGTTTCCGCTTTGACTTTTCTGGAAATGG AGAAAGTGAAGGTTCGTTTCAGTTTGGTAATTATGGGGCTGAGGTTGATGATTTACATGATGTAATTCAACATTTCCGTGAATCAAACCGTGTAATCAGTGCAATTATTGGGCACAGTAAAG GAGGTGACGTGGTGCTTCTCTATGCATCAAAATATCATGGCATTAAAACAGTTATTAACCTCTCTGGACGCTACAATCTGAAGAACGGCATTGAAGAACGCCTTGGAAAAGATTATTTGGAAAGAATTAAGAAGGACAGCTTCATTGATGTCAAGAAGAAAAGGTCAG CAAGTGTTGAGTTCCGTGTAACTGAGGAAAGCTTGATGGAGCGCATCAGTACAAACATGCATGAAGCATGCCTTCGGATTGACAAAGAATGCAG GGTGCTTACAATTCACGGTACCTCTGATGAAATTATCCCTGTGGAAGATGCACATGAGTTTGCAAAGATCATACCAAACCACAAGTTATATATTGTTGAAGGTGCTGATCACGGATACACAAATCATCAAGATGAGTTAGCCTCTCTTGTTGTGAATTTCATAAAGGAAATATTACAGCAGGACAATTGTACTACCAGCTAG
- the LOC107478836 gene encoding uncharacterized protein LOC107478836 isoform X2, which translates to MASQNPCSDKQRVIIPNKHGQKLVGILHECGTTNIIILCHGFRCCKDSSLILNLAVALENARISCFRFDFSGNGESEGSFQFGNYGAEVDDLHDVIQHFRESNRVISAIIGHSKGGDVVLLYASKYHGIKTVINLSGRYNLKNGIEERLGKDYLERIKKDSFIDVKKKRSASVEFRVTEESLMERISTNMHEACLRIDKECSLSF; encoded by the exons ATGGCTTCACAGAACCCAT GTTCTGATAAGCAGAGAGTCATAATTCCCAACAAGCATGGTCAAAAGCTTGTTGGCATATTACACGAATGTGGAACTACCAACATTATAATCTTGTGTCACGGTTTTCGATGCTGCaaa GATAGTAGTCTGATATTGAACCTTGCTGTGGCATTGGAAAATGCCAGAATCTCTTGTTTCCGCTTTGACTTTTCTGGAAATGG AGAAAGTGAAGGTTCGTTTCAGTTTGGTAATTATGGGGCTGAGGTTGATGATTTACATGATGTAATTCAACATTTCCGTGAATCAAACCGTGTAATCAGTGCAATTATTGGGCACAGTAAAG GAGGTGACGTGGTGCTTCTCTATGCATCAAAATATCATGGCATTAAAACAGTTATTAACCTCTCTGGACGCTACAATCTGAAGAACGGCATTGAAGAACGCCTTGGAAAAGATTATTTGGAAAGAATTAAGAAGGACAGCTTCATTGATGTCAAGAAGAAAAGGTCAG CAAGTGTTGAGTTCCGTGTAACTGAGGAAAGCTTGATGGAGCGCATCAGTACAAACATGCATGAAGCATGCCTTCGGATTGACAAAGAATGCAG CTTAAGCTTTTAG